The proteins below come from a single Sorghum bicolor cultivar BTx623 chromosome 4, Sorghum_bicolor_NCBIv3, whole genome shotgun sequence genomic window:
- the LOC8056817 gene encoding peptidyl-prolyl cis-trans isomerase — MANPRVFFDMTVGGAAAGRIVMELYANEVPKTAENFRALCTGEKGVGKSGKPLHYKGSTFHRVIPQFMCQGGDFTRGNGTGGESIYGDKFPDEKFVRNHTAPGVLSMANAGPNTNGSQFFICTVDTPWLDGKHVVFGQVVEGMDVVKAIEKVGSRSGSTSKEVKIADCGQLS; from the coding sequence ATGGCGAACCCGCGCGTCTTCTTCGACATGACggtcggcggcgcggcggcggggcgGATCGTGATGGAGCTGTACGCGAACGAGGTGCCCAAGACGGCCGAGAACTTCCGCGCGCTGTGCACGGGCGAGAAGGGCGTGGGGAAGTCCGGGAAGCCGCTCCACTACAAGGGCTCCACCTTCCACCGCGTCATCCCGCAGTTCATGTGCCAGGGCGGCGACTTCACCCGGGGCAACGGGACCGGAGGCGAGTCCATCTACGGCGACAAGTTCCCCGACGAGAAGTTCGTGCGCAACCACACGGCCCCCGGGGTGCTCTCCATGGCCAACGCCGGGCCCAACACCAACGGCTCCCAGTTCTTCATCTGCACCGTCGATACCCCCTGGCTCGACGGCAAGCACGTCGTCTTTGGCCAGGTCGTCGAGGGCATGGACGTCGTCAAGGCCATCGAGAAGGTCGGATCCCGCAGCGGATCCACctccaaggaggtcaagatcgctGACTGCGGCCAGCTCAGCTAG
- the LOC8056818 gene encoding putative UDP-glucose glucosyltransferase, which yields MGEEAAAAPTVAAAAATASGAPPHLLLICFPGQGHVNPMLRLVKRIAAKGLLVTFSSVSTFGVKLAASTGVSASGDGVALGRGRVRIEFLDDEDPGPDLDDLMRHLAKEGLPAFAKLLA from the coding sequence ATGGGTGAGGAAGCAGCGGCCGCGCCCAccgtggcagcagcagcagcgacagcGAGCGGCGCCCCGCCACACCTGCTCCTAATCTGCTTCCCTGGCCAAGGCCACGTGAACCCGATGCTCCGCCTGGTGAAGCGCATCGCGGCGAAAGGTCTCCTGGTGACCTTCTCCTCGGTCTCCACCTTCGGCGTGAAGCTGGCCGCGTCCACGGGCGTGTCGGCCAGCGGCGATGGCGTCGCCCTCGGCCGGGGACGCGTCCGGATCGAATTCCTCGACGACGAGGACCCCGGCCCTGACCTGGACGACCTCATGCGGCACCTCGCCAAGGAAGGACTGCCGGCGTTCGCGAAGCTGCTGGCGTAG
- the LOC8059612 gene encoding heparan-alpha-glucosaminide N-acetyltransferase has product MGRYELVRSDDAAAGATGTDLECGASASKASTTSPAAPSTTSPAARQPRLVSLDVFRGITVLLMIIVDDAGGFLPSLNHSPWDGVTIADFVMPFFLFIVGVSLTLAYKRVPDKLEATKKAVLRALKLFCLGLVLQGGFFHGVHSLTFGVDLTKIRLMGILQRIAIAYLLAAICEIWLKGDDDVDSGYGLLRRYRYQLFVGLVLSIAYTILLYGIYVPDWEYKISGPGSTEKSFSVKCGVRGDTGPACNAVGMVDRTILGIDHLYRRPVYARTKECSINYPENGPLPPDAPSWCQAPFDPEGLLSSVMAIVTCLIGLQFGHIIIHFEKHRGRITNWLIPSFSMLALAFLMDFSGMRMNKPLYTISYTLATAGAAGLLFAGIYALVDLYGFRKPTIPMEWMGKHALMIYVLVACNILPMFIRGFYWRDPNNSLLKVIGIGA; this is encoded by the exons ATGGGCCGGTACGAGCTCGTCAGGAGCGAcgacgcggcggcgggcgcCACGGGAACCGATCTCGAGTGCGGCGCCAGCGCCAGCAAGGCGTCGACGACGTCGCCCGCGGCACCGTCGACGACGTCGCCCGCGGCCCGGCAGCCGCGGCTCGTCTCCCTCGACGTCTTCCGCGGGATAACCGTCCTG CTTATGATTATTGTTGACGATGCTGGAGGCTTCCTCCCGTCACTGAACCACTCTCCTTGGGATGGCGTAACAATAGCTGATTTCGTCATGCCGTTCTTCCTTTTCATAGTTGGAGTCTCGCTAACACTAGCGTACAAG CGGGTACCAGATAAACTGGAGGCAACTAAGAAGGCAGTACTTCGTGCCCTCAAGTTGTTCTGCCTTGGTCTTGTTCTCCAAG GTGGATTTTTTCATGGTGTTCACAGTCTCACATTTGGCGTTGATCTAACGAAAATTCGGTTGATGGGCATACTTCAG AGGATTGCAATAGCCTATCTTCTGGCTGCAATATGTGAAATCTGGCTCAAGGGAGATGATGATGTAGATTCTGGATATGGTTTGCTAAGGAGATACCGCTACCAATT ATTTGTAGGATTGGTCCTCTCTATAGCCTATACTATACTTTTGTACGGTATATACGTTCCAGACTGGGAGTACAAGATATCAGGCCCTGGTTCCACAGAGAAATCATTCTCT GTGAAATGTGGAGTAAGAGGAGACACCGGACCAGCTTGCAATGCAGTTGGAATGGTTGACCGTACAATTCTAGGGATCGATCACCTCTACAGACGGCCAGTCTATGCGCGCACAAAG GAATGTAGTATAAATTATCCAGAGAATGGACCTCTTCCACCCGATGCTCCATCATGGTGCCAGGCACCATTTGATCCTGAAGGCCTCCTCAG CTCCGTTATGGCAATTGTCACTTGCTTGATTGGACTTCAGTTTGGGCATATAATTATACATTTTGAG AAACACAGGGGAAGAATCACCAATTGGTTGATCCCTTCCTTCAGCATGTTAGCTCTAGCCTTCTTAATGGACTTCAGCG GAATGCGCATGAATAAACCATTATACACAATAAGCTACACTTTGGCTACTGCTGGCGCTGCGGGTCTTCTTTTTGCTGGAATTTATGCTCTT GTGGATCTGTACGGGTTCAGAAAACCTACCATTCCCATGGAGTGGATGGGGAAGCACGCCCTGATGATATATGTCCTGGTGGCATGCAACATCCTGCCCATGTTCATCCGTGGCTTCTACTGGAGGGACCCCAACAACAGCCTT CTGAAAGTCATTGGTATCGGCGCGTGA